The Coriobacteriia bacterium genome includes a region encoding these proteins:
- a CDS encoding AEC family transporter — MDFLHILSQMLVLCVPIAVGFVARKLDFLSDELGSAISRLVLNVTLPCLLIASVGSTGELPNPSTVLALVGVGTLGYLIAIAVAYLAPLLMRAPQAEAGAYRFMITFGNVGFIGYPVVSAIFGPQALIYAAIANIPCNLFMYSLGIAMVRGGGEGTRRLPLKRRLLRMAKDVVNPTFVSSVVLLVLVLLGVNSLGILGDGLEVVGNFTTPAALLVVGSSLAQYDPRSIFTNWRAYVTAACRLLVVPLAMLVALGPLLTDDLARGVLIVSCAMPVASNGVLFCLLYGADVKPMMQGTFISIAASVATIPLVAMLV; from the coding sequence ATGGACTTCCTGCATATCCTTTCCCAGATGCTCGTGCTGTGCGTTCCGATCGCCGTCGGCTTCGTGGCGCGCAAGCTCGACTTTCTGAGCGACGAGCTCGGCAGCGCCATCTCGCGCCTCGTCCTTAACGTCACGCTGCCGTGCCTGCTCATCGCCTCGGTCGGCTCGACCGGCGAGCTTCCCAACCCGTCCACCGTGCTCGCGCTTGTTGGCGTGGGCACGCTTGGCTATCTCATCGCCATCGCCGTCGCGTATCTGGCGCCGCTGCTCATGCGCGCCCCGCAGGCGGAGGCGGGCGCGTATCGCTTTATGATCACGTTTGGCAACGTGGGCTTCATCGGATATCCGGTCGTCTCAGCGATATTTGGACCACAGGCGCTCATTTACGCCGCCATCGCCAATATCCCGTGCAACCTGTTCATGTATTCGCTGGGCATCGCCATGGTGCGCGGCGGAGGCGAGGGCACGCGCCGGCTCCCGCTGAAGAGGCGACTGCTCCGCATGGCAAAGGACGTCGTCAACCCGACGTTTGTCTCGAGCGTCGTGCTGCTTGTGCTCGTGTTGCTGGGCGTCAACAGCCTGGGGATTCTCGGCGATGGCCTCGAGGTCGTTGGCAACTTTACGACGCCCGCGGCCCTGCTTGTCGTCGGCTCGTCGCTGGCCCAGTACGACCCGCGCTCCATCTTCACCAACTGGCGCGCCTACGTGACGGCGGCGTGCCGCCTGCTTGTCGTGCCGCTGGCGATGCTCGTGGCGCTGGGCCCGCTGCTGACCGACGATCTCGCCCGCGGCGTCCTCATCGTGAGCTGTGCTATGCCGGTTGCGAGCAACGGCGTCCTGTTCTGCCTGCTCTACGGTGCCGACGTCAAGCCGATGATGCAGGGCACGTTCATCTCGATAGCCGCCTCCGTCGCCACGATCCCCCTCGTCGCGATGCTCGTGTAG
- a CDS encoding FAD-dependent oxidoreductase, translated as MALDMDRRNFVKAAGAVAAGASFAAMGATALAGEKAASSTKDASADAKVEAGAKGQGVQDGKYVTKALGHENYIYMETTFAGGAIASCRCLRNDETVGVGTYPCEQLPAKIVEAQSVNVDAMTGATLTSMAIKRAVKDAIDMAGGDSSKDFAAEVSAPSGGTPQEAVCDVVIVGAGTSGLICAARLLEMGYSVMLFEKQDIPGGSMGMTYGGVAAAGSQLQANYALGRFDDNPMFNVDAMLALLANYVNPEHDIYNGAMPFQTAMYHTSGKLVDWLHSIGVGFYTMGVNKAYGITPYLAPGCYEGGCGYAMEFLVDRVGALGGQIIYGTKVTGITQREDGVVIGVTAEGKDGSTWTVGANATVLATGGYGASKEMLAKYSPKYADYTFNCSPCSTGDGIELGISVGGYTECMDRDLGAFLSSDGSDGSFFELAFLYQTTPGIMVNVNGDQFGNITSDNHGMQARALMDPANEATFYHIFDEAAAVTTKKNDTYAFDTYAAIFDRGLVQHFDTVEQAAEELNLPNLVATIEKNNQVALTGEPDEWGRKRVPYIETRDGIYAIKVLPTFYLTTGGLAIDTATHVLREDGSIIGCLYAAGDVCGSVEEKDGANYKMGFDAAMAFGYIMADTINTDLASVGLAPAAE; from the coding sequence ATGGCTCTTGATATGGATCGCAGGAACTTCGTGAAGGCTGCCGGCGCCGTCGCTGCCGGGGCAAGCTTCGCCGCTATGGGCGCCACGGCGCTCGCCGGCGAGAAGGCCGCCAGCTCCACCAAAGACGCCTCCGCCGACGCCAAGGTCGAGGCGGGCGCAAAGGGGCAGGGCGTCCAGGACGGCAAGTACGTCACGAAGGCCCTTGGCCACGAGAACTATATCTACATGGAGACGACGTTTGCCGGCGGCGCCATCGCCTCGTGCCGCTGCCTGCGCAACGACGAGACCGTCGGCGTCGGCACGTATCCGTGCGAGCAGCTGCCCGCCAAGATCGTCGAGGCCCAGAGCGTCAACGTCGACGCCATGACCGGCGCCACGCTGACGTCCATGGCCATCAAGCGCGCCGTTAAGGACGCCATCGACATGGCCGGCGGCGACTCCTCGAAAGACTTTGCCGCCGAGGTTTCCGCGCCGTCCGGCGGAACGCCTCAGGAGGCCGTCTGCGACGTCGTCATCGTGGGCGCTGGCACGTCGGGCCTCATCTGCGCAGCGCGCCTGCTCGAGATGGGTTACAGCGTCATGCTGTTCGAGAAGCAGGACATCCCCGGCGGCTCCATGGGCATGACGTACGGCGGCGTTGCGGCTGCCGGCTCGCAGCTCCAGGCCAACTACGCCCTGGGCCGCTTCGACGACAACCCGATGTTCAACGTCGACGCCATGCTCGCCCTGCTCGCCAACTACGTGAACCCCGAGCACGACATCTACAACGGGGCCATGCCCTTCCAGACGGCCATGTACCACACGTCGGGCAAGCTCGTTGACTGGCTGCACTCCATCGGCGTCGGCTTCTACACGATGGGCGTCAACAAGGCGTACGGCATCACGCCCTACCTCGCCCCCGGCTGCTACGAGGGCGGCTGCGGCTACGCGATGGAGTTCCTCGTCGACCGCGTGGGCGCGCTCGGCGGCCAGATCATCTACGGCACGAAGGTCACGGGCATCACGCAGCGCGAGGACGGCGTCGTCATCGGCGTGACGGCCGAGGGCAAGGACGGCTCGACGTGGACGGTCGGGGCCAACGCCACCGTGCTCGCCACGGGCGGCTACGGCGCCAGCAAGGAGATGCTCGCCAAGTACAGCCCCAAGTACGCCGACTACACGTTCAACTGCTCGCCGTGCTCGACGGGCGACGGCATCGAGCTGGGCATCTCCGTAGGCGGCTACACCGAGTGCATGGACCGCGACCTCGGCGCGTTCCTGTCGAGCGACGGCAGCGACGGCTCGTTCTTTGAGCTGGCGTTCCTGTACCAGACCACGCCCGGCATCATGGTGAACGTCAACGGCGACCAGTTCGGCAACATCACGAGCGACAACCACGGCATGCAAGCCCGCGCGCTCATGGATCCGGCCAACGAGGCGACGTTCTATCACATCTTCGACGAGGCGGCCGCCGTCACGACAAAGAAGAACGACACGTATGCGTTCGACACGTACGCGGCCATCTTCGACCGCGGCCTCGTACAGCACTTCGACACGGTCGAGCAGGCGGCCGAGGAGCTCAACCTGCCGAACCTCGTGGCGACGATCGAGAAGAACAACCAGGTGGCACTCACCGGCGAGCCTGACGAGTGGGGCCGTAAGCGCGTGCCCTACATCGAGACGCGCGACGGCATCTACGCCATCAAGGTGCTACCGACGTTCTATCTGACGACGGGCGGCCTGGCCATCGACACGGCCACGCACGTGCTGCGTGAGGACGGCTCCATCATCGGCTGTCTGTACGCCGCCGGCGACGTGTGCGGTTCCGTCGAGGAGAAGGACGGCGCCAACTACAAGATGGGCTTCGACGCGGCGATGGCGTTCGGCTACATCATGGCCGACACGATCAACACCGACCTGGCGAGCGTGGGCCTGGCCCCCGCAGCCGAGTAA